The following proteins come from a genomic window of Pyxidicoccus sp. MSG2:
- a CDS encoding patatin-like phospholipase family protein, whose product MNILSFDGAASTSLQIRMLKYLELEVPGFLERAELFAGASDGTLLGVYLASRLHGPNRMKPLAAIDDAIEFSNEMAASLHASLWGTLMATIGISPLLSPGLFSTETKFQKLVEQRFGNETLRDLTKSDVKVVIASFNMTEKRPQIFQNFGPTAAAPEFLLSELALASSAMPLMLPLPGFFGPGHPKERSYYLDGSLATNNPSMSAVAAAVNSLCLNHGVPRLRHHIGGHPIETVVVASLGSTVTRRESKRDGPLNGGMEQVHIPRPTGMLILKALSKLVPKGRHVKSLDWGWLQWLLNYEFNLIDLGLYAWFQNAMDTVALQCSDLLHPDQYCRYAPGIDQLHLLLQLLFGDTQNLLDTMDKEALRLREGPGFRHLVDWARKEWMQAPLVGAKPDLRIAAEG is encoded by the coding sequence ATGAACATCCTGTCGTTTGACGGTGCGGCCAGCACCTCGCTCCAGATCCGCATGCTGAAGTACCTGGAGCTGGAAGTGCCCGGGTTCCTGGAGCGGGCGGAGCTGTTCGCGGGCGCCTCGGACGGGACGCTGCTGGGGGTCTACCTCGCCTCCAGGCTGCATGGCCCCAATCGCATGAAGCCGCTGGCCGCCATCGACGACGCCATCGAGTTCAGCAACGAGATGGCCGCCTCGCTGCACGCATCGCTGTGGGGCACGCTCATGGCCACCATCGGCATCTCTCCCCTGCTCTCCCCCGGCCTGTTCTCCACCGAAACCAAGTTCCAGAAGCTCGTGGAGCAGCGCTTCGGCAATGAGACGCTCAGGGACCTGACGAAGAGCGACGTGAAGGTGGTGATCGCGAGCTTCAACATGACGGAGAAGCGCCCGCAGATCTTCCAGAACTTCGGGCCGACGGCCGCCGCTCCGGAGTTCCTGCTCTCCGAGCTCGCGCTGGCCAGCTCCGCCATGCCCCTGATGCTCCCGCTCCCGGGCTTCTTCGGCCCGGGGCACCCGAAGGAGCGCAGCTACTATCTCGATGGGTCGCTGGCCACGAACAACCCCTCCATGTCCGCCGTCGCGGCCGCGGTGAATTCGCTCTGCCTGAACCACGGAGTCCCCCGGCTCCGGCATCACATCGGAGGGCACCCCATCGAGACCGTGGTCGTGGCATCGCTGGGCTCGACGGTGACCCGGCGGGAGTCGAAGCGGGACGGCCCGCTGAATGGGGGCATGGAGCAGGTCCACATCCCCCGCCCGACGGGCATGCTCATCCTGAAGGCGCTCTCCAAGCTGGTGCCCAAGGGCAGGCATGTGAAGAGCCTGGACTGGGGCTGGCTCCAGTGGCTGCTCAACTACGAGTTCAACCTCATCGACCTGGGGCTCTACGCCTGGTTCCAGAACGCGATGGACACCGTCGCGCTCCAGTGCAGCGATCTGCTCCACCCGGACCAGTACTGCCGCTACGCGCCCGGCATCGACCAGCTGCACCTCCTGCTCCAGCTCCTCTTCGGTGACACCCAGAACCTGCTCGACACGATGGACAAGGAAGCCTTGCGGCTCCGTGAAGGCCCCGGCTTCCGACACCTCGTCGACTGGGCCCGGAAGGAATGGATGCAAGCGCCCCTCGTGGGCGCGAAGCCCGACCTCCGCATCGCCGCGGAGGGCTGA
- a CDS encoding cytochrome P450, whose product MAQNPSDASAVEFNPFLPAQLEDPYPTYAKARRDAPVFFSPMFHAWIVSRYEDCTEAAKDTERFSNKVALVELPPEVKALLPIPNEAPGLVNNDPPSHTRLRALVGRMFAPQRVAKLEPHIRQVANSLVDGFAREGRADIMARFAYELPLSIIVGLCGAPLEDRHQIKRWSDAWLTLNTPGLPLEQQLLCAQGAAALYHYVAALMAQRRKEPQDDALSALLSAGTEGEVQPSEQETISTAMQLFFAGHETVTGAICNTLLHLLRHPEQLQACLREPALLPQAVEEGLRFDTSNPAMFRTAAADVELGGVRIPKGARVVLLFGSANRDETQFERPDTFDIHRSNASQHLTFGRGPHFCIGASLARLEIRIALETLFARLPNLRLPPSPELTFTTNLVLRWLKHLTVEWDPA is encoded by the coding sequence ATGGCTCAGAATCCCTCCGATGCGAGCGCGGTCGAGTTCAATCCCTTCCTCCCGGCCCAGCTCGAGGATCCGTACCCCACCTACGCGAAGGCGCGCAGGGATGCGCCCGTGTTCTTCAGCCCGATGTTCCACGCGTGGATCGTGAGCCGGTACGAGGACTGCACCGAGGCCGCGAAGGACACGGAGCGGTTCTCCAACAAGGTCGCCCTGGTCGAGCTCCCGCCCGAGGTGAAGGCGCTGCTGCCCATCCCGAACGAGGCGCCCGGGCTCGTGAACAACGATCCTCCGTCCCATACCCGGCTGCGGGCCCTGGTCGGCCGGATGTTCGCGCCCCAGCGCGTGGCGAAGCTGGAACCGCACATCCGCCAGGTCGCGAACTCCCTCGTGGATGGCTTCGCGCGCGAGGGCCGCGCCGACATCATGGCGCGCTTCGCCTACGAGCTGCCGCTGAGCATCATCGTCGGGCTGTGTGGCGCGCCGCTCGAGGACCGCCATCAAATCAAGCGCTGGTCCGATGCGTGGCTCACGCTCAACACGCCGGGGCTGCCGCTGGAGCAGCAGTTGCTCTGTGCCCAGGGGGCCGCCGCGCTCTACCACTACGTCGCCGCGCTCATGGCGCAGCGCCGGAAGGAGCCCCAGGATGACGCGCTGAGCGCGCTGCTCTCCGCGGGAACGGAGGGCGAGGTCCAGCCCAGCGAGCAGGAGACCATCAGCACCGCCATGCAGTTGTTCTTCGCCGGCCACGAGACTGTCACCGGCGCCATCTGCAACACGCTGCTGCATCTGCTTCGCCACCCGGAGCAGCTCCAGGCCTGCCTGCGGGAGCCCGCGCTCCTCCCCCAGGCCGTCGAGGAGGGGCTGCGCTTCGACACCTCGAACCCGGCGATGTTCCGCACCGCGGCGGCGGACGTGGAGCTGGGCGGCGTCCGCATCCCCAAGGGGGCCCGGGTGGTGCTGCTCTTCGGCTCGGCCAACCGGGATGAGACGCAGTTCGAGCGGCCGGACACCTTCGACATCCACCGGAGCAATGCGAGCCAGCACCTCACGTTCGGCCGCGGCCCTCACTTCTGCATCGGCGCCTCGCTCGCACGGCTCGAGATTCGCATCGCCCTCGAGACGCTGTTCGCACGGCTGCCGAACCTCCGGCTCCCCCCGTCTCCAGAGCTGACCTTCACCACCAACCTCGTCCTCCGGTGGCTCAAGCACCTGACCGTCGAGTGGGATCCGGCGTGA
- a CDS encoding trifunctional serine/threonine-protein kinase/ATP-binding protein/sensor histidine kinase produces MHVIPGFTVAEVLAEDSTVLLRAKRSDGQSVLLRHFAKEYPSPEELARLGYGNELTSGLQLPGVVKSLGLTREGGRYVLVLEDSGGSPLTSLLAEGPMEPLEAIGIITQISRTLGELHRNRVIHKSIQPAHILYNRRTGEAKLTHFDFASRLDRETQVLRSIHRLEGHLAYISPEQTGRMNRAVDYRSDLYSLGVTLYQLLTGRPPFEATDPVSLVHGHIAVEPTPPHALRPQVPPALSDIVLKLLAKRAEDRYQSAYGLTEDLKECADRLRVEDSLDGFVPGRHDVSATFRIPEKLYGRDAEKAVLIGAFERASHGAATIVLVSGYSGVGKSALVSEIHKPIVARRGYYSSGKFDKHRNEPYGAFIQAFRELIRQILGEDARTVDRWRDRIREALGPNGRVVTDVVPEVALIVGPQPPVPDLGPSEAENRFNIVFQQFVRVFAREEHPLALFLDDLQWADSASLSLLSRLLHDTGSRNLFFVGAYRDNEVFESHPLMVVLDGLRKRGSVGGEIALKPLGLEHVRQLIVDTLGGDGEPQVDELAALVFNKTEGNPFFVNQFLTSLHARELVTFESETGRWRWSLERIRKEGITDNVAVLMAEKIRALAEPSQRVVELAACIGSTFALDTLATVSRLPAQVVAAELWPALEQGLLVPIGDAYKYVAPLRDDAHGPATGRAAVYSFLHDRVQEAAYSLIDPSARKAVHLRVGRLLMEHTPKEELDKRVFEIVDHLLVASELLETREERLQVAQLGLLAGTRARASAAYASGLRYLEASIGLLPEDGWERERELVHSLHRQRAECFYLLGQFDAAEADFERLLAHARTQLQKSELHSLRAALLISRGAFMAAAQAGREALLAAGIEIPTSGYEAAFVAELGVVGGLLQAKLAGRPVSSVQDFEEAREPEHRARILLVSRATMYAGDNLALYGLLAAIVVRLSLEHGNAAGSSIGYATYGMLHGGMTGDQATAYELGRVALVLAERFDEASTRATVSNFFGGYINPWRKHLREGKPHLERAFTGGMESGGILYAGFATMHASDQGFLGGEELHGLRERANRFADLLQRLNQKDTSTTLRGFERTFALLSSGVAPDDEELDAASLEKKLAHFPMNVATLLLLEMQAAYVLGDHAQALALGARTEPFVPMLVCNMRQTDYSFILPLAAAAAWASATPEEQARYRGVIDAQLKRLEQWAASCPENFEHRWLLVRAEDARICGREQEAMELYDQAIESATRHDFTNIQAMGNELAARFYLARGRRKLARAYLLDARYAYVRWGADAKVAKLDEEFKELLPRDGTEFPSAGGPTSASLDLMAIMNASQAISGELVLDELVRTLMRILIESAGAQRGFLILFGDSPLVVEAPSSGGQVHIHTTSVDDRDDLSTAVVRYVERTAARVVLGNAAQAVQFQADPYITRARPVSVLGMPILRQKKLVGVLYLENNLAAEAFTPERCKMLELLSAQAAISIENARLYDTLDNRVKERTRELRERHDELLQTLKRLKETQRQLVTQEKLASLGALTAGIAHELKNPLNFINNFAKLSVSAAVDLEEELQEAGVPTGRAVQEMLGTLKQNAVKIHEHGRRADKIINGMLLHSRSGSSSQVETDLNALLAESVNLAYHAVRGKEPEFHLELETAYDPTVGLVMLSASDVSRVFLNVIDNACYATREKLRRGVQGFVPKLSIRTKNLGHSVEVRIQDNGSGIPPEVVGRIFDPFFTTKPAGDGTGLGLSICYDIIQAHLGEIGVETVPGASTEFVITFPRRQTSLV; encoded by the coding sequence ATGCATGTCATCCCGGGTTTCACGGTGGCGGAGGTGCTGGCCGAGGACAGCACGGTGCTCTTGCGTGCAAAGAGGAGCGACGGGCAGTCGGTGCTCCTGCGCCACTTCGCCAAGGAGTACCCCAGCCCCGAGGAACTCGCCCGCCTCGGCTACGGCAACGAGCTGACGAGCGGGCTCCAGCTCCCGGGGGTCGTCAAGTCCCTGGGGCTCACCCGCGAGGGTGGCCGCTACGTGCTCGTCCTGGAGGACTCAGGCGGCTCACCGCTCACCAGCCTCCTCGCCGAGGGGCCGATGGAGCCCCTGGAGGCCATTGGCATCATCACCCAGATATCCCGAACGCTCGGCGAGCTGCATCGCAATCGCGTCATCCACAAGAGCATCCAGCCGGCGCACATCCTGTACAACCGGCGGACGGGAGAAGCGAAGCTCACCCACTTCGACTTCGCCTCGCGGCTGGACCGGGAGACGCAGGTCCTGAGGAGCATCCACCGCCTCGAAGGCCACCTGGCCTACATCTCGCCCGAGCAGACGGGGCGGATGAACCGCGCGGTCGACTACCGCTCCGACCTCTACTCCCTGGGAGTCACCCTCTACCAGCTCCTCACCGGGCGGCCTCCCTTCGAGGCCACCGACCCCGTCTCGCTCGTGCACGGGCACATCGCCGTCGAGCCCACGCCGCCGCATGCGCTCCGCCCGCAGGTGCCCCCCGCGCTGTCGGACATCGTCCTCAAGCTCCTGGCCAAGCGCGCGGAGGACCGGTACCAGAGCGCCTATGGCCTGACGGAGGACCTGAAGGAGTGCGCGGACCGGCTGCGGGTGGAGGACTCACTCGACGGCTTCGTTCCCGGCCGGCACGACGTCTCGGCGACCTTCCGCATCCCCGAGAAGCTCTATGGCCGCGATGCCGAGAAGGCGGTGCTCATCGGCGCCTTCGAGCGCGCCAGCCACGGTGCCGCCACCATCGTGCTGGTGAGTGGCTACTCCGGCGTCGGCAAGTCGGCGCTGGTCAGCGAAATCCACAAGCCCATCGTCGCGCGCCGCGGCTACTACAGCTCCGGCAAGTTCGACAAACATCGCAACGAGCCCTACGGCGCGTTCATCCAGGCCTTCCGGGAGCTCATCCGGCAGATTCTCGGGGAGGACGCACGCACGGTCGACCGGTGGAGGGACCGCATCCGCGAGGCGCTCGGGCCCAACGGGCGCGTCGTGACGGACGTCGTCCCCGAGGTCGCCCTCATCGTGGGGCCGCAGCCTCCCGTGCCGGACCTCGGGCCGTCCGAGGCGGAGAACCGCTTCAACATCGTCTTCCAGCAGTTCGTCCGCGTCTTCGCCCGCGAGGAGCACCCGCTGGCGCTCTTCCTGGACGACCTCCAGTGGGCCGACTCCGCGTCACTCAGCCTGCTGTCCCGGCTGCTGCATGACACGGGCAGCCGCAACCTGTTCTTCGTCGGGGCCTACCGGGACAACGAGGTCTTCGAGTCCCACCCGCTGATGGTGGTGCTCGACGGCCTGCGCAAGCGCGGGAGCGTGGGGGGGGAAATCGCGCTCAAGCCGCTCGGGCTGGAGCACGTCCGGCAGCTCATCGTCGACACGCTCGGCGGCGACGGAGAGCCGCAGGTGGACGAGCTCGCGGCGCTGGTCTTCAACAAGACGGAGGGCAACCCGTTCTTCGTGAACCAGTTCCTGACCTCGCTCCACGCGCGCGAGCTGGTGACCTTCGAGTCGGAAACGGGGCGCTGGCGCTGGAGCCTCGAGCGCATCCGTAAGGAGGGCATCACCGACAACGTCGCGGTGCTGATGGCCGAGAAGATTCGCGCGCTGGCCGAGCCCTCGCAGCGGGTGGTGGAGCTGGCCGCCTGCATCGGCAGCACCTTCGCGCTGGACACGCTCGCCACCGTGAGCCGGCTTCCGGCGCAGGTGGTGGCCGCGGAGCTGTGGCCGGCGCTCGAGCAAGGGCTCCTGGTGCCCATCGGTGACGCGTACAAGTACGTGGCCCCGCTGCGCGACGACGCGCACGGCCCCGCCACCGGACGCGCGGCCGTCTACTCGTTCCTGCACGACCGGGTGCAGGAAGCGGCGTACTCGCTCATCGACCCCTCGGCGAGGAAGGCCGTGCACCTGCGCGTCGGGCGGCTCCTGATGGAGCACACCCCGAAGGAGGAGCTCGACAAGCGCGTCTTCGAAATCGTCGACCACCTGCTGGTGGCCTCGGAGTTGCTCGAGACGCGCGAGGAGCGACTCCAGGTGGCGCAGCTCGGCCTGCTCGCGGGGACGCGGGCCCGGGCCTCGGCGGCGTATGCGTCCGGCCTCCGCTACCTGGAGGCCAGCATCGGGCTGCTGCCGGAGGATGGCTGGGAGCGGGAGCGCGAGCTCGTGCATTCCCTCCACCGCCAGCGGGCGGAGTGCTTCTACCTGCTGGGCCAGTTCGATGCCGCCGAGGCGGACTTCGAGCGCCTCCTGGCCCATGCGCGGACCCAGCTCCAGAAGAGCGAGCTCCACAGCCTGCGGGCGGCGCTGCTCATCAGCCGGGGGGCCTTCATGGCCGCGGCCCAGGCCGGGCGCGAGGCGCTGCTCGCCGCCGGCATCGAGATTCCCACCTCGGGCTACGAGGCGGCCTTCGTCGCGGAGCTGGGCGTCGTGGGCGGGCTGCTCCAGGCGAAGCTCGCGGGCCGTCCCGTGAGCAGCGTGCAGGACTTCGAGGAAGCGCGTGAGCCGGAGCACCGGGCACGCATCCTGCTCGTGTCGCGGGCCACCATGTACGCGGGAGACAACCTCGCGTTGTATGGCCTGCTCGCGGCCATCGTCGTCCGGCTCTCCCTGGAGCATGGCAACGCGGCCGGTTCCTCCATCGGCTACGCCACCTACGGGATGCTGCACGGAGGGATGACCGGCGACCAGGCGACGGCCTACGAGCTGGGCCGCGTGGCCCTCGTCCTGGCGGAGCGGTTCGACGAGGCGAGCACGCGCGCGACGGTGTCGAACTTCTTCGGGGGCTACATCAACCCCTGGCGCAAGCACCTGCGCGAGGGCAAGCCGCACCTGGAGCGGGCCTTTACCGGCGGCATGGAGTCGGGAGGCATCCTCTACGCGGGCTTCGCGACGATGCATGCCTCCGACCAGGGCTTCCTCGGGGGCGAGGAGCTGCACGGACTCCGCGAGCGCGCGAACCGGTTCGCCGACCTCCTGCAGCGGCTCAATCAGAAGGACACGAGCACCACCCTCCGGGGCTTCGAACGGACCTTCGCCCTGCTGTCGAGCGGCGTCGCGCCCGACGACGAGGAGCTCGATGCCGCCTCGCTGGAGAAGAAGCTCGCCCACTTTCCGATGAACGTGGCGACGCTCCTGCTCCTCGAGATGCAGGCCGCGTACGTTCTCGGAGACCACGCGCAGGCGCTCGCGCTGGGGGCCAGGACGGAGCCGTTCGTCCCGATGCTCGTGTGCAACATGCGGCAGACGGACTACAGCTTCATCCTCCCGCTCGCGGCGGCGGCCGCGTGGGCGTCCGCCACCCCCGAGGAGCAGGCGCGCTACCGGGGCGTCATCGACGCGCAGCTCAAGCGCCTGGAGCAGTGGGCGGCGAGCTGTCCGGAGAACTTCGAGCACCGCTGGCTGCTGGTGCGCGCGGAGGACGCCCGCATCTGTGGCCGGGAGCAGGAGGCGATGGAGCTGTATGACCAGGCCATCGAGTCCGCGACGCGCCATGACTTCACGAACATCCAGGCCATGGGCAACGAGCTGGCGGCGCGCTTCTACCTCGCGCGGGGCCGGCGCAAGCTCGCCCGCGCGTACCTGCTCGACGCGCGCTACGCCTACGTGCGCTGGGGCGCGGACGCGAAGGTCGCGAAGCTCGATGAGGAGTTCAAGGAGTTGCTGCCGCGGGATGGGACGGAGTTCCCCTCCGCGGGAGGCCCCACCAGCGCGTCGCTGGACCTGATGGCCATCATGAATGCCTCGCAGGCCATCTCGGGCGAGCTGGTGCTCGACGAGCTCGTGCGCACCCTGATGCGCATCCTCATCGAGAGCGCCGGGGCGCAGCGCGGCTTCCTCATCCTGTTCGGGGATTCGCCCCTCGTGGTCGAAGCGCCGAGCAGCGGGGGCCAGGTGCACATCCACACCACCTCGGTGGACGACCGCGACGACCTCTCCACCGCGGTGGTCCGCTACGTCGAGCGCACGGCCGCGCGGGTGGTGCTGGGCAACGCGGCTCAGGCGGTGCAGTTCCAGGCGGACCCGTACATCACGCGCGCGCGGCCCGTGTCCGTGCTGGGCATGCCCATCCTCCGGCAGAAGAAGCTCGTGGGCGTCCTGTACCTGGAGAACAACCTGGCGGCGGAGGCCTTCACCCCCGAGCGGTGCAAGATGCTGGAGCTCCTCTCCGCGCAGGCCGCCATCTCCATCGAGAACGCGCGCCTCTACGACACGCTCGACAACCGTGTGAAGGAGCGCACGCGGGAATTGAGGGAGCGCCACGACGAGCTGCTGCAGACGCTCAAGCGGCTCAAGGAGACGCAGCGCCAGCTCGTCACCCAGGAGAAGCTCGCGTCGCTGGGCGCGCTCACCGCGGGCATCGCGCATGAGCTCAAGAACCCGCTCAACTTCATCAACAACTTCGCGAAGCTGTCGGTGTCGGCGGCGGTGGACCTCGAGGAAGAGCTCCAGGAAGCCGGTGTGCCGACCGGCCGCGCGGTCCAGGAGATGCTCGGCACCCTCAAGCAGAACGCCGTCAAGATTCACGAGCACGGCCGGCGCGCCGACAAGATCATCAACGGGATGTTGCTGCACTCCCGCAGCGGCAGCAGCTCGCAGGTGGAGACGGACCTCAACGCCCTGCTGGCCGAGAGCGTCAACCTCGCGTACCACGCGGTGCGCGGCAAGGAGCCGGAGTTCCACCTGGAGCTCGAGACGGCCTACGACCCGACAGTCGGGCTGGTGATGCTGTCTGCGTCGGACGTGAGCCGGGTCTTCCTGAACGTCATCGACAACGCGTGCTACGCCACGCGCGAGAAGCTGCGCCGCGGGGTGCAGGGCTTCGTTCCCAAGCTGAGCATCCGCACGAAGAACCTGGGGCACTCCGTGGAGGTGCGCATCCAGGACAACGGCTCCGGCATTCCGCCGGAAGTCGTCGGCCGCATCTTCGACCCGTTCTTCACCACCAAGCCCGCGGGGGACGGCACCGGCCTGGGGTTGTCCATCTGCTACGACATCATCCAGGCACACCTGGGTGAGATCGGCGTGGAGACCGTCCCCGGTGCCTCCACGGAGTTCGTCATCACCTTCCCCCGAAGGCAGACGTCCCTGGTGTGA